The DNA region TATCATCCCAAGTTTGTTAAACGCCGAAGCCCTAGCCCATAACAACAACCATGTTTGTCAAGGATTGTTTGATCCCCAAtaaaatccaaaaaaaagTGGCGAGCCCAAATATTTAGTATCCCAAAGCTGGCCGAGATTAATGCCCCCAAACTCCGTCACATCAAAAACTCCGTCGCTGATATCCACAACGCTGGTCCGGATATATATCATGATACAAATAGGAAAACCGACAATCGAGTTGACCCCACGGTACAAGAAGCAAAATCATCAGTAACTGAAATCGACATGGCCTATTGGAATCGGTAGCTTATCGTCCTGTGAGGATGTCGTCGCCGTATTCGTCGAGCTTCCGCCTGTTTCTGATTGTGATTCGCTGCTGCGTGATTGTTGCAGCTCGAGCTGTGGTTCCTGAGGAGGAATGCCACTGTCGGAGAAGCCGAAATCTCGCATCTGCTGGAAACTCCAGCTCGGTTCGAATCGTCGACTGTTCCACGCATGGTCCACCCTCTCGTACATTTCGTCGATCTGTTCCAAGCTGATCTTGCTCGTCTCGTAGACCATAAACCAGACAAAGGCGATCGAGAGAATGCAGAATGCGCCccagagaaagaaaatgcGAGATCCGAGATCGATTGACCGGGACCCTTCGATTCTATTTGTGTCCACCATGTAAGGGGTCCCATAGGCAATGCCAAAGTTCAAAAGCCAGTTGGAGGCGGTAGAGACGGACATCGACTTCGCGCGTACCTTCAGCGGATAGATTTCTGATGTGACGACCCAAACCACGGGACCCCAGGAGGCTGCGAAAAAGAATATATATATGGCCACGAAAATGATGAGGATGCGGCTCTGCGTCTCCGAATTGCTTCCGTTGGCGGTAGCGAATGAGGCAATCAAGAGTTGGCAGATGGCCATGCCGGCGGCTCCGACAATGAGCAGCCTTCGTCTACCCCACGATTCGACGACAAACAGACCCGGCAGCGTCGAGACCATGTTAATAATCTGcatgatgagggtgatgagataGGGGTCGTCGACACCGCCCTTTTGAAAGAAGTCGGTGCCATAGTACATGATGAAATTGACACCTGTGAGCTGCTGGAGCATTTGCAGCCCGCAGCCTGTTAGTGTGCGGCGACCCAGATGTGGTTCGCCAAAGAATATATCCTTGTAAGTGTCAGGGCCAAGAGCTAGTTCGTACTCATGGTTTGCCTGGATTTCTGCGAGCTCCTCGATGAGAGCAGGATGGGTGATGTCGAGCCGACGTAGACGGCTGAGTGAAAGAGCAGCGGCGTCTTTGTAGCCGCGC from Podospora pseudoanserina strain CBS 124.78 chromosome 1, whole genome shotgun sequence includes:
- the RCO3 gene encoding glucose transporter (EggNog:ENOG503P0R5; COG:P), which gives rise to MVGFGWRKPANVAGTSAPAILLSLFVATGGLLFGYDTGSINGILAMESFKKDFTTGYFDKEGVPGMYPSQVSLIVAMLSAGTMVGALISAPIGDLWGRRLSLIAALGVFCVGAIFQVCATNVALLVIGRTLAGIGVGVVSVLVPLYQSEMAPKWVRGTLVCAYQLSITAGLFAAAGVNILTHNMKGAAAYRIPIGLQLTWAVVLALGLLILPETPRYLIKRGYKDAAALSLSRLRRLDITHPALIEELAEIQANHEYELALGPDTYKDIFFGEPHLGRRTLTGCGLQMLQQLTGVNFIMYYGTDFFQKGGVDDPYLITLIMQIINMVSTLPGLFVVESWGRRRLLIVGAAGMAICQLLIASFATANGSNSETQSRILIIFVAIYIFFFAASWGPVVWVVTSEIYPLKVRAKSMSVSTASNWLLNFGIAYGTPYMVDTNRIEGSRSIDLGSRIFFLWGAFCILSIAFVWFMVYETSKISLEQIDEMYERVDHAWNSRRFEPSWSFQQMRDFGFSDSGIPPQEPQLELQQSRSSESQSETGGSSTNTATTSSQDDKLPIPIGHVDFSY